The uncultured Methanolobus sp. sequence TCTGAACTTGAGAAACTATATTCCATAGCAGTGGATGCAATCAAATACGAACGTGACAAGAAAGAGCGTGTTGCCACAGTCAAAGAAGTAGACCGCGCGTTTTCACAGATAGACGGAATGGATCCGTCTTACTGATTTCTTCTTCTTTTTTTCGTTATCCAGATTTCTGATAATCCTCTGAAATCAAATACATTGAAATAGTCTAAATCCAAATAAAGTTACCAGAGGTTTTTATTTGGTTGATGATAATGGTTCCTTCATTATACAGGCAAGGGGTCTCTCTAAGATTTATATGGACGGAGTTGAAGTACGTGCTCTTGACAATGTAGACCTTGATATCAAAAAGGGAGAGTTTCTTTCAATAATTGGTCCTTCCGGCTCTGGAAAGAGTACCCTTCTTCACATGATAGGTATTCTTGATACTCCCAGTTCCGGAAGTATAATCATAGATGGAAAAGTTGTTACTGAAATGTCTGAAAAAGATCGTTCCAGGGTTCGTAATGAAGTCTTAGGATTCATATTCCAGTATCATCATCTGATGCCTGATTTTGATGCTCTTGAAAACGTAATGATGCCTCTTCTCATTGGTGGCATGAAACGAAGTGAAGCTAAAAAGATCGCAGCTGGTCTTCTGGAAGAGGTCGGTCTGGGGGAACGTATGGATCATCGTCCAAACCAGCTATCCGGCGGCCAGGCCCAGAGAGTTGCCATTGCAAGAGCCCTCGCAAATCATCCCGGAATAGTTATAGGTGACGAACCAACCGGAAATCTGGATACTAAATCCAGTGACAGGATATATGAACTGCTTAGAAAACTAAACCGGGACAGGGGACAAACCTTTATTCTTGTTACCCATGATGAGGAAATGGCCAGAAAAACCGATCGTATCATCAGAATAGTTGACGGGAGTATAGCATCGGATTCTGTTTAAAATATATTTTGGCAAAAAAGATGGTAGCATAAAAAGGCTTTGTAGAAATCCTGCCATTAAACCTTTAAGGTAACTAAACCGTTTTTGTCATGTCAATAAATCTGTTCTATCGTAGACCATGAATAACTAGGGTGGTTCGGAGGGTCCGGCGAAGCCAGCGTTTTCCCAAAAGACAAAACAAAATTATCTGCATAGTACACTAAAACACTTCCTTCGCAGGACATCTGTAGAGTTCGCAGCATAACTGCAATAGTGTTTGTAACTATCTTCTGTGCAGCAGCATTGGAACGTGCCGCCTTCGGCGGATGGTTACTTTGTTTTTAGTTTACCGGTTGCTTTTGTGGAAATTTAAATGAGAAATATCTGTGTCACTCATATCAATAGGAATTCTACAGAGCCCATAAAATCTCATTAAATACTTTCTCTTTCTTCTTTTCTCTATATTTTTGGACTTACATCTATTTTCTGCATGAAGATATTTAAGTGATAACTATTAACCTTTTACAATAACTATTTTGATGAGGTACTATGTGCACTGAATTGATCAATATTAAAAATAAAATAAGAAACAGCCTAACTGAACTTTATACTAAAGATCAGATTCTTTTTGAAAGAAACAATGAGGAAGGCGTACAAGAAAGATGCATTCAATTCAGATTTGCAATGTATCTTCAAAACCAATTTGATAATTATTACGTAGATGTTGAATATGATAATACTATCACGTGTTATCTAGATGATAATGGATTTGTGACACAAGTTGAAGAATCCAAAAAGAAATTAATATCAGATGAAGATGGTAATCAGCATCTAAAAGTTCCCGACATTATAATTCACAAAAGAGGTATTGGGCAGAATAGTAATTATCTTTGTTTTGAACTCAAAAAGTGGAATCGAACTAACAATAGATTAGATGTCAAAAAAGATCACGATGTTCTCAAATTTTTAACATCCATATATGAATTTGGATATTTGTATGGATTTCATATAATATTTGGAAGAGTGAAAGATG is a genomic window containing:
- a CDS encoding ABC transporter ATP-binding protein; translation: MDGVEVRALDNVDLDIKKGEFLSIIGPSGSGKSTLLHMIGILDTPSSGSIIIDGKVVTEMSEKDRSRVRNEVLGFIFQYHHLMPDFDALENVMMPLLIGGMKRSEAKKIAAGLLEEVGLGERMDHRPNQLSGGQAQRVAIARALANHPGIVIGDEPTGNLDTKSSDRIYELLRKLNRDRGQTFILVTHDEEMARKTDRIIRIVDGSIASDSV